From a region of the Oryza sativa Japonica Group chromosome 6, ASM3414082v1 genome:
- the LOC4341236 gene encoding cBL-interacting protein kinase 25, whose amino-acid sequence MFRSMGTGTGTKPPAMTTERYEFGPLVGEGNFAKVYLGRHRATGEEVAIKVMDKEKLVRLGATELIKREIAVMQRLRHPNVVRIHEVMANKRRICVVMEYVRGGALYRYFRRGPSGGAAGLREHEARRFFQQLVSAVAYCHSRGVFHRDIKLDNLLVDEQGNLKVADFGLSALADMERREAHLQTVCGTPLFLAPEVFKRRGYDGAKADVWACGVVLYVLLTGRKPFPDEHVSRLYRLIGQNQFQCPPSFSPDLARLVRRLLQPDPDRRITIPEIMEMRWFKRGFKEVTYYIDSNDRLRSLDGLDGEPELYDSDTDTIESSSSSESPTPVAGTPRGMHTSVSAPALSELDRMEDSASLPLPLPLPPRPRMPRPKSLNAFDIIASSPSFDLSGLFEERGERMRFVSGAPVADIIAKLQEIAGMVSFTARTKDCQVSIEATRNGQKGALAISAKVFELTRELVMVQVCKKAGDTAEYRRFCDNELKAGLRGLVVDALPPPVEGGGHGGAAAAAEAE is encoded by the coding sequence ATGTTCCGATCCatggggacggggacggggacgaagccgccggcgatgacgacggagCGGTACGAGTTCGGGCCGCTCGTCGGCGAGGGCAACTTCGCCAAGGTGTACCTCGGCCGGCACAGGGCCACCGGCGAGGAGGTCGCCATCAAGGTGATGGACAAGGAGAAGCTCGTCAGGCTCGGCGCCACGGAGCTGATCAAGCGGGAGATCGCCGTCATGCAGCGGCTGCGCCACCCGAACGTCGTCCGCATCCACGAGGTCATGGCCAACAAGCGCCGCATCTGCGTCGTCATGGAGTacgtccgcggcggcgcgctctaCCGCTACTTCCGCAGGGgccccagcggcggcgccgccggcctccgggAGCACGAGGCGCGCCGGTTCTTCCAGCAGctcgtctccgccgtcgcctacTGCCACTCCCGCGGCGTGTTCCACCGCGACATCAAGCTGGACAACCTCCTCGTCGACGAGCAGGGGAACCTCAAGGTCGCCGACTTCGGCCTCTCCGCGCTCGCCGACATGGAGCGGCGAGAGGCCCACCTCCAGACCGTCTGCGGGACGCCGCTGTTCCTCGCGCCCGAGGTGTTCAAGCGCCGGGGCTACGACGGCGCCAAGGCCGACGTCTGGGCATgcggcgtcgtcctctacgtgctccTCACCGGCCGCAAGCCTTTCCCCGACGAGCACGTCTCCAGGCTCTACCGCCTGATCGGGCAGAACCAGTTCCAGTGCCCGCCGTCGTTCAGCCCTGACCTTGCCCGTCtcgtgcgccgcctcctccagcccgacCCCGACCGCCGCATCACCATACCAGAGATCATGGAGATGAGGTGGTTCAAGAGGGGATTCAAGGAGGTCACCTACTACATCGACAGCAACGACCGCCTCCGCAGCCTCGACGGCCTCGACGGCGAGCCGGAGCTGTACGACTCCGACACCGACACGATcgagtcctcgtcgtcgtcggaatcTCCCACCCCGGTGGCCGGAACGCCCCGCGGCATGCACACCTCGGTGTCGGCGCCGGCTCTGTCCGAGCTCGACCGCATGGAGGACAGCGCGtccctcccgctcccgctcccgctcccgccccGGCCGCGCATGCCGCGGCCCAAGAGCCTGAACGCGTTCGACATCATCGCGTCGTCGCCGAGCTTCGACCTGTCGGGGCTGTTCGAGGAGCGCGGCGAGAGGATGCGCTTCGTGTCCGGCGCGCCGGTGGCCGACATTATCGCCAAGCTGCAGGAGATCGCCGGGATGGTGAGCTTCACGGCGCGGACCAAGGACTGCCAGGTGAGCATCGAGGCGACGCGGAACGGGCAGAAGGGCGCGCTCGCCATCTCCGCCAAGGTGTTCGAGCTCACGCGGGAGCTCGTCATGGTCCAGGTGTGCAAGAAGGCCGGCGACACCGCCGAGTACCGCAGGTTCTGCGACAACGAGCTCAAGGCCGGCCtgcgcggcctcgtcgtcgacgcccTGCCGCCtccggtggagggcggcggccatggcggcgcggcTGCTGCGGCTGAAGCCGAATGA